CGGTGTCCATCTGCCTGGTTGATCACACCATTATCCAGGAGACCTGGTCAAAGATTGGGCTGCAGGGATATTAATCCTTGGAACCAattcaagacaacctcaagattgTCTACAAGTGCTAGATAGTTTATTTCCACCCAATTTCCAACTGGTCAGTGGTAATAGAAAGGAGACATAATATATTTAGAAACTGACCATGATTGTTTTCTTATTTAAGAAAgttatttataattaattatttgtaATAGATAACTATATCAGCAGGTTCCAGGAACCGCTTGAATATTATATAATAGAGTACTATATAACCATCCTGGCTTAAagttttcttttgataattacttccttcATTGACAGTGCAAATTATTTGCTATATACAGCAAGACACATTTACCAAATAAATTAAGTGAGGCAGTAATATTTCCAACAGATTTTGATTATGTTCATATACAGTATTATGCACCTTATACCTATTGTATGGTAAGGGGAAATGGTTACCAAGGCTTATAATGGGCTCAGAAACATGACCCCATTATTTGCAACTAGCTTCATAACCTTAATTACCCAGTCAAACCAAAATTAATCCATTCTTCATATTACTTAACTTTGGCTAAATCATCTCGAAAAGCAACATTAGATAGAAACCAGTCATTTCTTTTTAAATGGCTTTGTTTTTGGGAGGAATTGGGTAAATCTCAGTAATAATTTGAAAATTTGTGCCACATCTCAATTTTCGTCCAATTTCATGCTACCATATTTGGTAGCTCATAGTATGCATTTGTTTTATTTATACATTCATACAATTAATTATACATTATGATTACCAGGATTTCCCACTTTCATGGAGTGAGAGGTATCATTCTGAAGTAATTTAGtaatatcataagaaaaaaataaagctTTTAAATTATAAAATGATAAAAAGTATCACTTGCCCATTCATTATATCATCCACAAATATGACATAGTATCATAAATAAATCACATTACCCATAAAAAAAACAGTAAGGCAGAGCACTCCAAAACAGACAACTCCATGGATTATATTTACAATGCTGACCATAGCTATGCAACTATGCAAACAATCGTTACCCACGCCAAACCACGGGTCTTTCACACATGTATAATGCCTGACGGGAGCACTGGCTGCCAGCAGACctggaacattacctaacacTTTATCGCACCAGGCACTCTATAGGCAAGATCTGTGTAACTCAGCTGggtataagttctgcttgtacagGCAAGTGTTGGCCATCCTGTGGAGTTTGTCCCATGTAGGGGCCTTTGCATGTGTTCCATATTCTTattcttcatgtgtgtgtgtgtgtctgatgcctttgtctgtgtgtgtgtgtgtgccttggTTCAGTGTTCAATGCAGTTGCATGAGATTTGTTTCATGCAATTCAAAGTCTAATTATCTATTTTCATAGCCAATTAAAATTGATTTTATTTCAAGGTGATGACCTAGATGAAGATATGGAACTGGTAGAGGACCTAGCTTTGCAAGTGTATCGAGCACACCCGACCTTATTGAGCAAGGGGTTTGCGCTCTCTCATCCACCAACCATACACCAGACTTTGGATGGTGTCATACCTTTCAGGTAAGTGTGCAGTAAGTGTGTTACTCAAGTCAGGCAAACACTTTATTAAAGCCTAGTTAATGGTGTCTGTAAGCGAGCTTACACATGTCGCTAGCCACTAGCTCGAGGTAGAAACCCAGGGACTTTAACCCTAACATTTACTTTTTAACTTGTGGATATTGTAGTCACTAGTGTGACAAATACTGGTTGCTCACTATTGCTTGACTGGCTTGTCACCAGTTTAGGAGTTTGATGGAAGATGTTTGTTTTCCGAAATGTTTAGCTGCAGTTATAATAAAGGAAAACATTATGTAGATTGTGTTCAGTATATTACAGTATCTGTTGTATTTTTTATGTTAACTCGGTacagtatttttatttttacttaaAAATATTCCATGTTTTAATGCCGTAATTTAAGTAAAAGCTCCAGTAGAAATACTCCAAGAAAAATAGGTTCCAGAtacagaaataaaaaaaattacacaGAAATAAACCTTGGCAATGAACTTACTGCAAATTTTAATTAAAAACCTGCAATAATAAATTTCTTTCTTAAACATTTAAGTTTTAAGAAGATTTACAATAAATTACTGTGGCTCAAGTCATATCCATTCATGATTTCTTGCTTGTTGCAGGCAACACGGGGCATGACTGCCGTGTGTTGCCTGATGTCTTCATCTGCAAAGTGGCATTTTTCTTTGTGTTTCCACTATCGTTACAGTTATTTGGCTCGCTCCTCACTAGATCGGGTAGTGATTTTCCATCACAGTCGTCCATTTCGTGAGCCCTGTCGAAGAGTATGTGTATTTCTGTCTCCTGGTACGTGCGAGGTTCTGGCTGCACTATTGCCCAATTTGATGGAGCTGTAAGAAACGTTTTAAAAATATTATGCTAAAAAATTTTGTGGATTTATTAAAATGCATGAAGAGTTGATACAAAATTAGCTGTACCGTATTAACTCTTGAAATGTACATGGAGTAAATCAAGCATTATCtctatgaaaaaaaaacaaaaatgaaaaatatCCTGTCAATCATCCtaagaaaaatataaaaaaataagtcACTTTTCAAGATGGCAGATGTTTACTGGAAGACTTGAATAATGATGGGGAACACCAAgtacgaggttatcttgaggttatcttgagatgatttcggggctttttagtgtccccgcggcccggtcctcgaccaggcctccacccccaggaagcagcccgtgacagctgactaactcccaggtacctatttactgctaggtaacaggggcattcagggtgaaagaaactttgcccatttgtttctgcctcgtgcgggaatcgaacccgcgccacagaattacgagtcctgcgcgctatccaccaggctacgaggcctcccgaggaggtggggggaggggggggttcaaATGTTGCATAGTACCTTTAGTATCTTAGGATGATTTGCTCATCATGGCTTCTTTAGACGATATGGGCATTTCAAAGGTTAATCTCGGATTTAACACATGTTCATCATGTAAACCTAATTAAGAGGTAGATATTGGAGTTTGTTGATATTGTTTGATACCTTGTTGTTCTGATCAGCTATCATTCCACAATGCAGTGGTTTCGTAGAGTTGAAACACAAAATCAGAAACTTTATTGATAGCATTTTGCTTTGCAAAATAGGAAAATGTTGTATATTTATAGTCCCACAGCTTTAACTGTACAATGCTGTCAACATATGATGCTTCTGCAATAAGGTTGTCTTGTGTACAATCTGTGACGGACATTAAAAACACAATAACCATTACTTGAGAACTTTTACACAGTGGTTTAATTGGCACTTGGTTGAAGCTGTTACCACTTGAGGCTATGTTACCACTACACATATGATTATGTGTAGAAAACTTGTGAGTGCCTCAGTAAGCCAATAAATAGATGATAAATTACAAGGAATGGAAGTAATAAGGAATCAGGGGGAAATATTAAGACAGTTGGATATACAGTGAATTTTTAGAAGGTACCATTTTATATGGGTAGGTGCTGTATGTGCTTTTCCTGATTTGCCATTTTATATTTTATGCTAAGCTAAACATTCAGTCTGTAAACAAAATGTGTCTACCTTGTTAATATCTCTTAAGGATCTTTTACTTTATGACAATTACCCTGCTCTGCAGCATTGTTTGATTTAGTGTGTGAGGCAGTAGTTAGTTTGTGAGCTCCTGGCTTACCCTATCGGTATTTGCAGTCCATGACTGTAGCTGGTAGGGAGTCTGAGCATCCTCTCTTGTTCTATGAGAATAATTTTAAATCTTTTCTTCTCAACCCTTTTGACAAATATCAACATACTGTTGCTCCTTATCCTGGTCTGATCAGTGATCTTAGACATTGCAAGATTTTCAGCTACCTTTGCTGGTTTAGGCTCCTTAATGGCCTCAGCTTTTGGCAGTGCTGGCACTAGAAATGGTTTCTCTGGATGTAGGGACTGCCACTCACAAGACTATGTCTAAGGCCACAGAACCAGCTCCATCTCTATTGAGCCTTCTTATCTTTCTTTTGGAGACATCTCTCAATATTTCCATGGGGAAAATGGAAGCAACTGTGGAAGGTTTTTCAATCTTCTTTTCCTGAGTTTTAGGCATCGGGCTAGAGCCAGGCTCTGAAGTTGAAGCTCTTCTTCAGTGGAAGGAGAGAGGATGCTCACTTCAAGGGATTCTGAAGAAGTTGCCTGGGTCCCTTTCcatttattttttgtgttttttctgGAATGCATCTGTCAATCATTCCAGACAGGGTTGAGCTTATCTCCAGTGACTCTCTAGTACCTTTAATTATCCTGGAGAGCCTGCTTGGAAAGATCCCTGCATTTTTGGTGACAAAATGTCACCTTCTGTCAACATCAGTGTCCATGTCCAAGGATGCAACAGATCTTAATCTTATATTAGGGCATTACCAAATAACATTGCTATGAAAAGAGCTTTTCATAGTTTAAACAAAACCATGTTTTTGTACTTTCAGTAGCCATTGTCTATTACAATTGATAATTTTGCACAGTATTGCATTGTTTTCAGATATGGATGGCATTTTCTTGTCTTcattattttgttttaattattttttcatgGCTTAGCAAGTACTGTACTATACTCTAAAACTGTGAATTATTAGCAAATAACAACAGTCCATtgtatataaaaacatataaATTTTATAGTGTGTTGTTGTAATGTGATCCATATCATGAGTGATTTCTTATGAGGGAAAAGTATTACAAAATGTGGAATCATAATTTGGTATAAGTATGCAACTACACCTACCTCTGCTTGGTGGTACTGGCTCTGTGAAGGACTGGTAATCTGATGCTGACGAGGAAACTGTGGTCTTGTGCTTCATTTTGCGCCATGCAACGACGATACCAATAGCTATTGTAATTAAAATGGTGGATAACACCAATATCAGCACCATTGTGAGGCTTTTTTTTGTTAAGCACTTGTTGTACAGAAAATGGTCAATGGTGATTCTTGATGCTCCATGTCCCGGAGGTTGACATTCACCATTCAGAAACCATTGTTGGTGGACCTCATTCTCGTAGAGTTTCTGTGAACATTTAATGGTTATATTGATACGCTGATTGTCTCGGGAAGAGTGATCCCAAAACTAAATAAAGTGTTTAAAAAGGCCTGGAGAAGAAATTTGGAGTTTAGTTCTTACCATAGTTAATATGTGCACACACAAAAAGACACACACGTCTCCTGATCACTAAATCATGaatatgaataattttccacaagtttattttctaaAGGGACACATGGTCCCATTTCATGATGCATAGAGGCACAAAACAATAGCTGTGTGCTGTGTGGATGTCTGCCTCTGACTGTAAACTTCATAACTAGCATTGGATTCACTGGTATTGAAACCTTGTACAGTACATAGTTTCTATCACAGCCAGGATCTTCTATGACACTATCGTCACTAAATAATTGGTTACTTATATATTTCATCATTATTAAACTGATTCTGCGGGCATGAGCTGCATGGCAATGctgtgagctgctgctgctgcacaagctgctgctgctgcacgagcTGCTCATGGTCGCTCTCTCAGTACCGAAGCTCTCATACCTAGGAGGGGGTGCCCACAATTTTTTtccaaaatggcatctgtttactggaCTCCTCAGAAAGCAGATTGGAACCCCATATATCCACAGGAGTTTTAAACTAAGTATAAATATTATGACAtttaaaaataaggcaagaagtcAATAAAAACCACCTGGTAGGTAAATTGGTAGATACTTTTGTAACTACCTGATACACCTATGCTTTCTAGTGATGCAGTTATTTATTTCTCTTGCACTACTAAAGTATATTCAAAATATAGTTTACTGTAGTTAAAATCTCCTACCTCTTCCAGTTTGTTACAATGCATTTCAGTCTTTAAACTCcattacaaatttgtttattttgaAGAATGAAGTAAAACTCACCAACTTACTCTTTATTTGCTTTACTATTCACTCAATAAAACATATTAATCACTTTCTCGGAACTTCAGATGATTTCTGTCATTGATGCTATTGAGTCTGACTTTGGGGCTTTGGCATTTAGACCTTGGGTCAGGTTTTGAAACCGGGTAAGTTATTCAATGCCATGTTTCCCAAAAAATGTGATCAACCAGTTCTTTTATATCCAAGTCCCCAGTTACTGTTGGGCAAGTACGGGGGTACAGATGAAAGTAGTTATTTGTACCCATTCATCACCCTAAGCAGGATTTGAATTTTGTCATTCTTGCTTGCTATATAGTTGTTCTGGCTTAGTGCCTCTTCCTGCTAATTAATTACCTACGTTGTTTGTGAGGGGAGTGTGGTGATCACTGCACCGTAGGGTGCCACTCTGCCCTTAACAAAGGTCCTGCATCAGCCTTGCTCCTCCACTGCCTAGTAGCTATGGCTACTCCTGGCTTGGTCGACCAGGTGAGCGGTAAAcacaggcctggtcgacgactgggccgcggggtcgctaagcctcgaaataacctcaaggtaactggCATGTGTTCAACATTCAATTCATGGGAACATGAACATGCACAACTTTTCCTTGCTAAAACACCCCACAAAACTTTCAGTACCTAatttacatatacatatttaAATTTTCTATAAATAGAATCACAGAGTTTTGATTTAAAGATATACTTACCTCTATTGTTTGATTTGGTAGGCCTAAAGCTGCAGTTATATCTTGTGTGATGTTGCATAAACATTTCTGTTTAAACAGAGTGCGCTTGATCACCACAGAATTGTCTTCAAATGATCCATTCACGAGAAGGGACATTGGCTCATGCTTATGAATAACATTTCCATCTAGGAAAAGAAATGCTTttttccctgaaaaaaaaatgttTCAAGTCAACAGATGCTGCTGTAGGATATGTCAGGATAATCACTACATAAAATTAGTGTTGCTTAGCAATCTAGATTCTGCAGAGATGAACTTGGTTATGCATTCTTTCAGGGTAAGATACAGTAGTTATAATCTAGATTAATCCTTGTGCTAGCATTTATGGGCAGCATGAGGTGTAAGCATGATAATCATGCTGGGAGAGTGGAGGTGCTGGCATTTACAGGTGGAGGAGTTGTAAACATGATAATCATGCTGGAAGAGTGGAGGTGTTGGCATTTACAGGTGGAGAAGTTGTAAACATGATAATCATGCTGGGAGAGTGGAGGTGCTGGCATTTACAGGTGGAGAAGTTGTAAACATGATAATCATGCTGGGAGAGTGGAGGTGCTGGCATTTACAGGTGGAGGAGTTGTAAACATGATAATCATGCTGGGAGAGTGGAGGTGCTGGCATTTACAGGTGGAGGAGTTGTAAATATAATAACCATGCTGAGAGAGTGGAGGTGCTGGCATTTACAGGTGGAGGAGTTGTAAACATGATAATCATGCTGGGAGAGTGGAGGTGCTGGCATTTACAGGTGGAGGAGTTGTAAACATGATAATCATGCTGGGAGAGTGGAGGTGCTGGCATTTACAGGTGGAGGAGTTGTAAACATGATAATCATGCTGGGAGAGTGGAGGTGCTGGCATTTACAGGTGGAGGAGTTGTAAATATAATAACCATGCTGAGAGAGtggaggaaacacacacacaagaacaaacaTAACCACATCATTAAGATTTTTCAATTTGTAGCAATATTAGAAATGAAATATATGAGTGAAGTGTACCCAAATGCATAAAATAATAGATTTGAGTTCAATCACAGAAACATTGATGAATATAGAAAACTGAGTGTGTGTTTAGCAGAATACACATTAAAGGGATACAAATGTTTCATGCTTGTATACAAAATAGATGGGAAATATCAGTATGTTTCAGAGAAATTCTAAATGTAGTGTTAAATTGAATCAAAACAGTCATAGTACTGAAACAATTTGGGTAGAACTTATTGATAAAAAATAAAGCCCTCTATAGGAGTTACATATATATAGAAAGACTGGAAGAAAGAGATATCTGGCCATTAATAAATAGGGAATCTAGGTGTAATAATATCTGCAGTTATGACTCGTCTCTTATGTAGGAGCTGCGGTGGGGACTGTTTCTGCAGTAGGCGGATATTGTAGCTTGGTAGACCTTCATCTGTTAGTCTATTTGGCATCGATCCTCTTTGTCGGCATTTGTTAGTGTTCTTTTTCTGTCTTGGCTTATCTTGAATTGCCAGTTACCTATATTGTATTGGCATTTCTTGAAGGGGGCCAAATGGTGGCTCCTTGAAGCTAGCACTCAGACAGCTTCACATATTTAAttaagctaactaaacaaagctgcagaAAGAACATAAGAAAGTTCTAATTTTGTTTCTGCAGTGTATTAGTTTGCATTTGCAAACCGAGTGCCAGATGGATAGAAcaagaaagtggtggaggccaaaactatcagtagtttcaaaacttTATATGATaaaaagtgctgggaagacgaaacaccacaagcgtagctctcatcccgtAACTGCACCCATGGTAATTACACACAAGTCGCCTCGGCCCTAGGAGTTGTGTGTAACCTACCAAGACCAGAACTAGAAGCTTtggcccccccctccttcccccctcacaGCAGTGTGGGAAGCTGGGGAATTCTTGATGATCACCCACACCAAGGAAACATCCAGAATGTGCACGACTCCTATTGCTGATGTGACTCGTTAGGGGGTAGCTATCTCGCTGAGCTAGCTTCATGGAGCCACCATTCTACTGCTCCAGTAATCTATGCAAATCTCTTCAATGAAAAGTACAGATAGAGATGAAAGTATAGGTACAGTATTTCCAAATGAAGCTGGGAGTAGACTATACATATGTCATTGTTAGTAACATGCTTTTTGCAAATAAGTAATAATTACAACAATTAAAAAATGTTAAGCTCAATAAATCTATAGAATACATGGGTAAAGAGAATGGAAGGAGAGTCAAGTTGACAAAAGTTCAATGAAATATCTAGTAATGTTGATTTCAACAAAGTTTAAATGAAGAAATCAAACAAGGAACAGTTAGTAATTCAAACAAACTTGATTATGATCAGTAACACTGTACTTAGGTGCACAGTATTTTGCTTACCTACATGTGTGTAATGGTAAATCTACTAACCTTCTGGCATAATCCCTTGAAGTGCATAACTCTGGAGATTTCTGATGGCATTATGCACTATACTGATACGATGCTTAATTCTAAATTGAAGCCCATGTTTAGGAATGTTAGTAAAATCGTTGCCTCGAAGAGTAACATCTCCGTGTACCCGAAGGTTCCAGGGCGAGTGTTCCAACTTGGGGAAAGTGTTGTTGCTTATAAAGACATCTCCTCTGATGTTTCCCAGCAGAAAGACTGGAATACCACCTGATAGGATCTAACAGTTATTTGACTTGAAATTAATTTTATTACTGTTCTTTATATTCAAATATTTCAAATTGTTGAATCCTTTATTGAATAACTGTAGCAAATTATATCTAATGCATATATGCCATGAATTGTTCCCTTAAAAAATACTAAAAGTATATTTCGGTGAACATTTCCTTTAAATTTATTACAGAATATTCAAAGATTAAACctcagtatatacacacacatgctttCCAGATTTAAAATCACGTTGTaagtacatggatggagaaatattaaagaaattgttcatgatatTTGTGAGACAAAAAATGGAATATGAAATGGTTGTatagtgcccatatctcaagaagcacatcagtaaactggaaaaggtgcaaagaccgccaactaaatggctcccagaacttgAAAACAAgatctacaaggagaggttagaggcattaaatataccaaagttAAAAGATAGAAGAAAGAAGCGATATGATTACTATTTACAATAGGAGACCTGTATTTAACTATACCATAATGGGAAGGCAGTTACAAAAAATGATAAGTAAAAAAGATGTGGATATAACCCCAATACTAAAACCAGAAGCTCATgtgaacaggataacatcagcagcatttgGGAAGTTAGCAAACATAGCATAATTTAAAAGTCTAAAGAAGGGTTTTAAGTCCATATACAATGCCTATGATCAACCATTATTTGagaatgcagcagcagcagcagcatggaaTCCACATCTCATGAAGCATAAAAAGAAACTTTGAATGAatattcagaagtttgcaactagATTAGTACCAGAATTGAGAAGGCTGTGAAGATAGGTTGTGGGAATTCACCTTCACAGCTTTAGAGAAGAGAAGGAACAATcgagatatgatcactatatacaaaatTCCTGAAGGGGAATAGACATTGCAGAAAAATTCCTTTTGAATAAAAAGAGGCAAGGACAAGAGGACATTGATTGAAGCTTGACTTGTAATTGAAGTCAAAGAGATGTAAGGAAATTTTAGTTCCCTGTTCAGGTGCATTGATGGTTGTTGAAGCGAATTCCAAAACTTTGATATTGAAATAGGTAATTAGCATGCCAGCCATAAATGGCCTAGGGGCAGAGCATAAAGCATAGAAAACTttaaaataaaaatgataaatGTGCAAAGGAAGATGGGACATTACAAGTTTTGCCTCTGCCCTTTAAACCCAAACAAGTTACTCTAAtaacaaattaatattattaatcccTCAAAATTTGCAGTTAGTAATACTCTATATAAAACATTATCAGCATGCAACACTTACCTTTAAATGTATTATATGCAATAGTTAGAGTTTCATTTACAGATGAATTGTGCAGAACAAATGCATTTCTTTGAATTTCTATGATGGTTGCATTAATAATGTGAAACTTTCTCGTAACATGATTGTTTATAGCCCTTGCTGAAATCTGTCCTATGGTTGAGTTCACAATAGAAAATTTTCGAAGGAACGAACTTCCCAAAGGCTCCAGTAGctatcttatgtattacactgttGACAATTTGAAATATTAATGTTGGTTTAGTAGTCCAAGACTGATTCACTGTATCTACTGAGGGAATGCTAGTTTCTCTTACTGCAAAAGCATCACTTGGAAGTTCATTTGAGATAGTGTTGATAATGGTAATATTTATTCTAGCATCCTTCACTGAATCCTTCTCAAAAGACCCCTTCATTAGTTGTAGGTCTGTAATATTTTGTAGGACTATCTGGAGAGGACCACTTTTTATGAAACTCTGAGGTTGGATTATCAGTTGTTTGCAGTTCTTCATAGTGATGACTGTTCGGTCACCAAAAGCTGGGCCAAGTTCAGCTTTctgaaataataatgataaataaGTCTTGTAACAAGTACATAATAATGCAGTACATATGTTGTAATTACAAATGTAGTAGAGTATATTTATTACATTGAATACACTGTATAGTCAACTCCCAGCTCTGCACAGTGGAATTAAAAGGAGTCCACTTTTTCATATGATAAAAAGGGGCTCACCACCTCCAGGGGTAGTAATGCCCCTAGGTAAGATTGTCGGTTCTTAGGCTGATGCAATCTGGTTTACTCGACTGCTATAGTGGTTCCCAGCTTGTCTCTCTGTCCTCTGTCATGCAGGCTCCACTGTTCAGCTAAGTAATTTTGGGTACATATTTTCCTTTGGTGGCTTTGAATTCAATTGTAATTATAATTCATATTGTTGGATGAGAGGCAGCCAGATTATGTATACAAATTAGGCTTGTATAAAGATTCCCTGTAGTCCGAACTGCTGATACTTACCCAGATACAATCCCTACAccaagctcactaactcctgggtacctattaatGGCTAGGCAAATAGGGCCATTAGATGGTAGGGAacacgcccaaccatttctattgGGATGTGTTTCCAACCCAACCAGCatagaatgtaatgaaacaccaactTTTGGGTGAACCCCAGCAGCTACGtcatccccttccctcccttccaagTCATCGGGTGGATATCTACATTTGCCTTAGAACTGCACTAGCATACTGCC
The nucleotide sequence above comes from Procambarus clarkii isolate CNS0578487 chromosome 71, FALCON_Pclarkii_2.0, whole genome shotgun sequence. Encoded proteins:
- the LOC123745664 gene encoding LOW QUALITY PROTEIN: uncharacterized protein (The sequence of the model RefSeq protein was modified relative to this genomic sequence to represent the inferred CDS: deleted 1 base in 1 codon); translation: MRIILIIIISHAECQVVPDLNSNKCPDQVPQFCNCEALQISCDCNNEKAELGPAFGDRTVITMKNCKQLIIQPQSFIKSGPLQIVLQNITDLQLMKGSFEKDSVKDARINITIINTISNELPSDAFAVRETSIPSVDTVNQSWTTKPTLIFQIVNSVIHKIATGAFGKFVLRKFSIVNSTIGQISARAINNHVTRKFHIINATIIEIQRNAFVLHNSSVNETLTIAYNTFKGGIPVFLLGNIRGDVFISNNTFPKLEHSPWNLRVHGDVTLRGNDFTNIPKHGLQFRIKHRISIVHNAIRNLQSYALQGIMPEGKKAFLFLDGNVIHKHEPMSLLVNGSFEDNSVVIKRTLFKQKCLCNITQDITAALGLPNQTIEKLYENEVHQQWFLNGECQPPGHGASRITIDHFLYNKCLTKKSLTMVLILVLSTILITIAIGIVVAWRKMKHKTTVSSSASDYQSFTEPVPPSRAPSNWAIVQPEPRTYQETEIHILFDRAHEMDDCDGKSLPDLVRSEPNNCNDSGNTKKNATLQMKTSGNTRQSCPVLPATSKKS